A single genomic interval of Pochonia chlamydosporia 170 chromosome 7, whole genome shotgun sequence harbors:
- a CDS encoding MFS general substrate transporter (similar to Glarea lozoyensis ATCC 20868 XP_008088841.1): protein MTLWINSFPVYLPYFLTKFNIKDQNVGYWVGVCSATMSIVSGLTAPLWGQQSDRRGRRPAFVLATFVFLMSALVFGFAPALWTVLLVMGLVGFATGVTPVLHTIVAELVPQKQLQPRAFSLIPLMWTIGSFNSLPGSMVGPIIGGFTITNTHTQGTSSQKRSILTTFPFILPNLIVSIPLTVSLIASILFLWETLEGKHTNDPGLQAGSTIRRLYSQLFHRKLSKEAQNHSYHPLSATDTESSPQPNIELSPPLATTSHSLFTSSIFTRQSLLTILYICFLQSHSKICDEFLPLYMQSDSLPNTPLPSILSTAGLGMSPRTTAIYLTAYGFGAIIIQIFIYPPVAALLGVLNLLRVVSLAYPVLYFFTPYISRLAGPGQAILLVVLLLCKAFCGICAFPSSKIVLCSAAPSKSALGRLNGVSASTQQLVRAVVAVVVGKLFSVGLEEKMIVLPWWALCLISVGGAITVFWLEYVED from the exons ATGACTCTTTGGATCAACTCCTTTCCCGTCTACCTC CCCTACTTCCTCACAaaattcaacatcaaagaccaAAATGTCGGCTACTGGGTCGGCGTCTGTTCCGCCACCATGTCCATCGTCAGTGGCCTCACAGCGCCCTTATGGGGACAACAGTCGGATCGTCGTGGCCGCAGACCGGCCTTTGTACTCGCCACTTTCGTCTTTCTCATGTCGGCGCTGGTTTTTGGCTTCGCGCCCGCCCTGTGGACCGTGTTGCTTGTCATGGGTTTGGTGGGATTTGCTACCGGTGTTACGCCTGTTCTTCA TACAATTGTTGCGGAGCTGGTGCCTCAGAAACAGCTGCAGCCCAGGGCATTCAGTCTGATACC CCTCATGTGGACTATAGGTAGTTTCAACTCTCTGCCTG GAAGTATGGTCGGTCCCATCATTGGCGGCTTCACCATCACGAACACACACACCCAAGGGACATCGAGTCAAAAGCGCAGCATTCTCACAACCTTCCCATTCATACTCCCCAATCTCATCGTATCCATCCCCCTCACGGTATCTCTCATAGCCAGCATCCTATTCCTATGG GAAACCCTTGAAGGAAAACACACAAACGACCCTGGCCTGCAAGCAGGATCAACCATCCGCCGCCTCTATTCCCAACTCTTCCACCGCAAACTCTCTAAAGAAGCCCAAAACCACAGCTACCACCCCCTCTCAGCAACCGACACCgaatcatcaccacaaccaaACATCGAGCTCAGCCCCCCTCTCGCAACCACATCCcacagcctcttcacctcctccatcttcacccGCCAATCCCTCTTAACAATCCTCTACATCTGCTTCCTCCAATCCCACAGCAAAATATGCGACGAATTCCTCCCCCTCTACATGCAATCCGACTCCCTCCCCAACACCccccttccatccatcctctccacCGCAGGACTCGGCATGTCCCCCCGCACAACAGCAATATACCTCACAGCTTATGGCTTcggcgccatcatcatccagatATTCATATACCCCCCCGTCGCCGCTCTTCTAGGCGTCCTGAACCTCCTTCGCGTCGTTTCACTCGCCTACCCCGTCTTATACTTCTTCACGCCGTACATTTCACGACTCGCAGGGCCAGGACAGGCCATCCTCCTGGTCGTACTACTGCTGTGTAAAGCATTCTGCGGGATATGTGCGTTTCCAAGCTCGAAGATCGTTTTGTGTAGCGCGGCGCCTAGTAAGAGCGCGCTGGGGCGGTTGAACGGCGTGAGCGCCAGTACCCAGCAGTTGGTGAGGGCTGTTGTTGCGGTTGTGGTGGGCAAGTTGTTCTCTGTGGGGTTGGAAGAGAAGATGATTGTGTTGCCGTGGTGGGCTTTGTGTCTGATTAGTGTCGGGGGTGCTATTACGGTGTTTTGGTTGGAGTATGTGGAGGATTAG
- a CDS encoding dihydrofolate reductase (similar to Metarhizium acridum CQMa 102 XP_007815523.1) has translation MSQEQASATIIVAATKSMGMSYKRHLPWPKLKRENGYFEATTTRRLSPEAMNAVIFGYNTWDKTPTKRYADRINVVVTRCPEKVAPRLQGDVRKEPLHVATSLEDAMRLLADTYRGPSSASSSSSSDDGSLPALGRVFIIGGADLCREALQLPWVDRLLLTRVEADVEVDTFFPLQIDGCGNGDWERQSGGDFCAWAGPDAPVGMQNEGGIEWEAYMFRRRLR, from the coding sequence ATGTCTCAAGAACAAGCAAGCGCAACAATTATTGTGGCCGCCACAAAATCCATGGGCATGAGCTACAAACGGcacttgccatggccaaagctgAAGCGGGAAAACGGCTACTTCGAAGCCACCACAACAAGGCGCCTCAGTCCGGAGGCCATGAACGCCGTGATATTCGGCTACAACACTTGGGATAAAACGCCAACTAAGCGATACGCAGACCGCATCAACGTAGTCGTGACGCGATGCCCTGAAAAGGTAGCGCCGCGATTGCAAGGCGATGTGCGGAAAGAGCCGCTTCATGTGGCGACAAGTCTCGAGGACGCCATGCGCCTTCTGGCAGATACGTACCGTGGTCCAAGTTCAGCGTCATCGAGCAGTTCGTCCGACGACGGCTCCTTGCCCGCATTGGGCAGGGTATTCATCATCGGAGGCGCAGACCTATGTCGCGAGGCTTTGCAGCTGCCATGGGTGGACCGCCTGCTGCTTACGCGGGTAGAggctgatgttgaagttgacacTTTTTTTCCGTTGCAGATTGATGGATGCGGGAATGGGGATTGGGAGAGGCAGAGCGGAGGGGATTTTTGTGCTTGGGCTGGACCTGATGCGCCGGTTGGGATGCAGAACGAGGGTGGGATTGAGTGGGAGGCGTATATGTTtaggaggaggttgaggtga
- a CDS encoding snoaL-like polyketide cyclase domain-containing protein codes for MPPSPSTNVATLKQAFAHLNARNINGCLRLMRPDFIINIAEMPYQKRGHDAWRKHAQILFDTFPDVKVHVEDLVAAEDKVAVRVRIKGTHRGEFLGVRGTGKMIDYVSHEMYRFENGELAEEWICSDSLTLMTQIGALSKGRLISMWLSGYRFWLGLVTGSFFTWFLRYVM; via the coding sequence ATGCCACCTTCTCCCTCAACCAACGTCGCCACGTTGAAACAAGCATTCGCACACTTGAATGCTCGCAACATCAACGGATGCCTCCGCCTCATGCGTCCAgatttcatcatcaacatcgccgAGATGCCTTACCAGAAGCGCGGCCACGACGCCTGGAGAAAGCATGCCCAGATACTATTCGATACGTTTCCCGATGTTAAAGTCCATGTTGAAGACCTAGTTGCTGCGGAGGACAAAGTCGCTGTGCGTGTGAGGATCAAAGGAACTCATCGCGGGGAGTTCCTGGGGGTACGGGGCACAGGAAAGATGATTGACTACGTGAGCCATGAGATGTATCGATTTGAGAATGGTGAGCTGGCTGAGGAGTGGATATGCTCTGATAGTTTGACGTTGATGACGCAGATTGGGGCTTTGTCTAAGGGGCGACTTATATCGATGTGGTTGTCGGGGTATCGGTTCTGGCTGGGACTGGTTACGGGATCCTTTTTCACTTGGTTTCTGCGGTATGTGATGTAG
- a CDS encoding fungal specific transcription factor (similar to Metarhizium acridum CQMa 102 XP_007815524.1), with amino-acid sequence MSVAYEPRSFIHDGAYPPIGDEHDHGADQRYTDSEVAEHLSHYTSDAALLGDDRGMMDDGTGVQDATRLDLGATSFPSPIQVSLHAPSIPDPMSESKDPSPGIGSPPSSRVKPIPKPDRDVVKQPDGKFHCALDDCKEEIRAFSRKCEWNKHMDKHERPYRCPAPGCENLPGFTYSGGLLRHEREVHGKHGGPKNTVNCPHPNCKRHTGKGFSRQENLNEHLRRVHTNGDGTTPPADSVASPDDNESEKSGMKRKRRSSGQGDELTELRDEIKRVREENEKLKSEMDQQSQHSLAMMAQIAELQDALRHGLATHNLGAPTAQMI; translated from the exons ATGAGTGTCGCCTACGAGCCCAGGTCCTTCATTCATGACGGAGCCTATCCGCCGATAGGCGACGAGCACGATCATGGCGCCGACCAACGGTACACAGATTCCGAAGTCGCCGAGCATCTCAGCCATTACACTTCTGATGCCGCACTGCTGGGAGATGATCGAggcatgatggatgatggcaCCGGCGTGCAGGACGCTACACGGCTGGACCTTGGCGCAACCAGTTTCCCCTCGCCGATTCAGGTTTCCTTGCATGCACCCTCAATACCGGATCCCATGTCGGAGAGCAAAGACCCATCTCCGGGTATTGGATCACCGCCGTCATCGCGAGTAAAACCGATCCCCAAGCCCGATAGAGATGTCGTCAAGCAACCCGACGGCAAGTTTCACTGCGCCTTGGACGACTGCAAAGAGGAGATTCGGGCATTTTCGCGCAAGTGCGAATGGAA CAAACATATGGATAAGCACGAGCGACCGTACCGATGTCCGGCTCCCGGATGCGAGAACCTCCCAGGCTTCACATACTCTGGCGGCTTGTTGCGACACGAGCGTGAAGTTCATGGCAAACATGGTGGACCCAAAAATACCGTCAACTGCCCTCATCCAAACTGCAAGCGACATACTGGCAAAGGCTTTTCGAGACAGGAGAACCTGAATGAGCATTTGCGGCGGGTACACACCAACGGCGACGGGACTACGCCTCCTGCCGACTCGGTTGCGTCACCCGACGACAACGAGAGTGAAAAGTCTGGCATGAAGCGCAAGCGTCGTTCCAGTGGACAGGGAGATGAACTTACCGAGCTTCGCGATGAGATCAAGCGTGTGCGTGAGGAGAACGAGAAACTCAAGTCCGAAATGGACCAACAGTCGCAACATTCgcttgccatgatggcgcAGATCGCCGAGCTCCAGGACGCTTTGCGACATGGTCTGGCAACTCACAACCTGGGAGCTCCAACGGCGCAAATGATCTAG
- a CDS encoding heterokaryon incompatibility protein (HET) domain-containing protein has protein sequence MGLFQDVWTALELIGYAVGMLLYFYLIIFIVIVIVVGSLGLLILIYCTIPKLPGYGRRIAVHLRENWTISRWPFRWQSYKGFAHIQTPLLTETAACSGRQDCLTTSRLCKPCYRLVNRSRLLSGSVLPVIPRREWHGWPLPHRRTELCHLCQILWLSLSEQTRNDIISFIQEHFAAKRKPVTVWISIWKDEEARLTMQSFYADPKPEERVGLSDPIRITRGELLRNGLPISTHVSASTGSAHCIELAKSWISDCEANHNSTCRCETYIEDYMPKRLLHVGDQVSSALRVVETCSLSDVPSRARYLALSYLPGKDGVPEYQKLTLSKKNDWQENMRYSSLPLTFQHAIRLTRQLGLSYLYIDVLCNCQDDDEDLNQSMNSMGKTYANAYCTIAACASDDADGGFFATRDRVFQDFPCYIRFSKREALSIRPSDKAYNKECFSVEVDKSPLNEEAWAFEQRLLSRRVLHFGSKFLFFECNSHICSEYSPQGQPCQNGQHGRRELLNELMTTRSSTPDAKDELKLHHCWFELVTAYSRTRLEHHTSQRTFLSGLVEKIAGVDELTYLNGLWARHITFDLLWYVAAGSTNRPTSHQPTWSWHSVNGVVRSQLVQRTDKAEGKRCEFVKVAEVLVQETHSSSMCPQQDVLALKCPVLRGSNLNNTSNTITVQTLEEEADAEVHLDVTDLDATKELFCAELVRELLYEDKQGTLSSVWSNGLVLQRTLDRTPEGVKVTYQRVGRFWMEWPVEKHCVEAKSGMRVKPMFNRYKAQTISLI, from the exons ATGGGGCTCTTTCAGGATGTCTGGACTGCCCTTGAGCTAATTGGATATGCTGTTGGCATGCTGCTTTATTTTTATCTCATTATTTTCATAGTTATCGTCATCGTAGTGGGCTCACTAGGTCTTCTTATCTTGATCTACTGCACCATACCCAAGCTTCCGGGCTACGGACGACGGATCGCCGTTCATTTACGCGAGAACTGGACAATTTCGCGTTGGCCATTCCGCTGGCAATCATACAAGGGATTTGCGCATATCCAGACTCCCCTCTTGACGGAAACTGCTGCTTGTTCGGGTCGCCAGGATTGCCTGACGACGAGCAGACTCTGTAAGCCGTGCTATCGACTAGTCAACCGGTCAAGGCTACTATCTGGTTCCGTTCTTCCTGTTATTCCTCGGCGAGAGTGGCATGGGTGGCCTTTACCGCATCGAAGGACGGAACTCTGCCACCTTTGTCAAATCCTATGGCTCTCACTTTCAGAACAGACGAGGAACGacatcatctccttcattcAAGAGCATTTCGCCGCAAAGCGCAAACCAGTTACAGTATGGATATCTATTTGGAAAGATGAGGAGGCTCGCCTCACGATGCAGTCCTTCTATGCTGACCCGAAACCTGAAGAACGCGTGGGATTATCTGATCCCATACGCATAACCCGAGGTGAGCTG CTACGAAACGGCCTCCCTATATCGACTCACGTATCGGCTTCCACAGGCTCTGCACATTGTATTGAGCTTGCCAAGTCTTGGATATCCGACTGCGAGGCCAATCACAACAGCACTTGCCGCTGTGAGACGTATATTGAAGACTACATGCCCAAGAGGCTATTGCATGTCGGCGATCAAGTATCTAGCGCACTTCGTGTCGTTGAAACTTGTTCTCTCAGCGATGTTCCATCCAGGGCCCGGTATCTTGCATTAAGCTACCTACCAGGTAAAGACGGTGTGCCCGAGTATCAAAAGCTGACCCTCAGTAAGAAGAATGATTGGCAAGAGAACATGAGATACAGTAGCTTGCCTTTGACGTTCCAGCATGCAATACGGCTCACCCGTCAGCTCGGGCTGAGTTACTTATACATTGACGTGCTTTGCAATTGTcaggatgacgacgaggaccTCAACCAAAGCATGAACAGCATGGGGAAAACATATGCCAACGCTTACTGTACCATTGCGGCATGCGCATCTGACGACGCTGACGGCGGCTTTTTCGCCACGCGGGACCGTGTATTTCAGGACTTTCCCTGCTACATCCGATTCTCGAAGAGAGAGGCACTGAGCATTCGGCCTTCCGACAAGGCATACAACAAAGAATGTTTCTCCGTGGAAGTTGATAAGAGTCCGCTTAATGAGGAAGCTTGGGCTTTTGAACAACGACTTCTATCGCGTCGGGTTCTCCATTTTGGATCTAAGTTTCTATTCTTCGAATGCAACTCGCACATTTGCTCGGAGTATTCTCCGCAGGGGCAGCCGTGCCAGAATGGGCAGCATGGCCGGCGTGAATTACTTAATGAGCTCATGACAACTCGGTCCTCAACTCCAGACGCTAAAGACGAGCTCAAGTTACATCACTGTTGGTTCGAACTCGTTACTGCATACTCAAGAACCAGATTAGAGCATCATACTTCCCAAAGAACCTTTCTCTCTGGCCTTGTCGAAAAAATCGCGGGCGTTGATGAGCTCACGTACCTGAATGGCTTATGGGCTCGTCACATTACTTTCGACCTCCTCTGGTACGTGGCCGCAGGCTCAACAAACAGACCTACATCACACCAGCCAACCTGGTCGTGGCATTCTGTAAATGGTGTTGTGCGTTCTCAACTAGTGCAGCGAACCGACAAGGCAGAAGGAAAACGCTGCGAGTTCGTCAAAGTTGCTGAGGTGCTGGTCCAGGAAACTCATTCGAGCAGCATGTGTCCACAGCAGGATGTATTGGCACTGAAATGTCCAGTTCTTCGTGGTAGCAACTTAAACAACACTTCAAATACCATCACAGTTCAAACattggaggaagaagcagacgCCGAGGTCCATCTAGATGTGACGGACTTGGATGCAACCAAAGAGCTGTTTTGTGCAGAATTGGTCAGGGAACTGTTGTACGAGGATAAACAGGGCACCCTTTCGAGTGTATGGAGTAATGGACTCGTTTTGCAACGGACGCTGGACCGAACGCCGGAGGGAGTGAAGGTGACTTATCAGAGGGTTGGACGGTTTTGGATGGAGTGGCCGGTAGAGAAGCATTGCGTTGAAGCGAAGTCTGGGATGAGGGTGAAGCCTATGTTTAATAGATATAAGGCGCAAACTATTTCGTTGATATGA
- a CDS encoding MFS transporter (similar to Neosartorya fischeri NRRL 181 XP_001266735.1): protein MGTVADPSADHGAAINKRSEDADDNSQDISRQEQGELQQNDFDVETVERVYRKLDWRIIPPFWLLYFLCSAIRSNIGIAQTMNASEKHDLMSVLHLTAKDTSTALALFYVSYVIFDFPSNLVMSKLSPRLWMARIVFATSLVGACFAAVQSAWSVKLLRFLLGMVIAGMWPGMAFYLTLFYPPSRTGKRIGMYFTASQVSAAVVGLVSAGFQLMDGAGGLVGFRWMFLIYGLVGIVLSISLLWWLPDRPLAPGQVRQRSKWFAWLPKTPEALTGQDAVVHYQDLRRVYHSRSWTMKDLGLVLLDWRLWPLTLMYFGVVGVGIGTQLYGSVIIAAIQPQASAITVSLLFAPIWIMDLIAILIVTPLSDRFHSLRAFFFSGAVCIQIAGLLTTTFALSNGWARYGGLLMVGFGLGPTVPICMAWSSEIFQRRHGEVGVAAATALVSGLGNLGSIMTTYALYTGWPEDAKKGLHQFRKSNLTMIGILCLSIASALVMTVLLRVFGNPPSTKLYDDSSSEFEDGAARRETQQRGFGKLAKWARRN, encoded by the exons ATGGGCACTGTCGCAGATCCGTCCGCCGATCATGGCGCGGCCATCAACAAAAGAAGTGAAGATGCCGATGACAACTCGCAGGATATaagccgccaagaacaaggcgAGTTGCAGCAGaatgattttgatgttgagaCAGTGGAGCGGGTGTATCG TAAACTCGACTGGAGGATTATTCCAC CATTCTGGCTTCTCTACTTCCTCTGCTCAGCCATTCGGTCCAATATTGGCATCGCGCAGACCATGAACGCATCAGAGAAGCATGACCTCATGTCGGTTCTCCACCTGACGGCCAAAGATACCTCAACTGCTCTGGCGCTGTTCTACGTCTCCTATGTCATTTTCGACTTCCCGTCCAACCTGGTCATGAGCAAGCTTAGTCCACGACTATGGATGGCCCGCATCGTCTTCGCGACCAGTCTCGTCGGCGCGTGCTTTGCAGCTGTTCAGAGCGCATGGAGCGTGAAACTCTTGCGATTTTTGCTGGGAATGGTGATTGCCGGCATGTGGCCTGGTATGGCTTTCTATCTTACACTATTCTACCCACCCTCTAGAACAGGGAAAAGAATTGGCATGTATTTCACCGCTTCTCAGGTCTCTGCTGCAGTCGTCGGCCTTGTGTCGGCCGGGTTCCAGCTGATGGATGGCGCTGGTGGACTGGTTGGATTTCGGTGGATGTTCTTGATTTACGGATTGGTTGGCATTGTTTTGAGCATTTCGCTGCTTTGGTGGCTGCCTGACCGGCCCCTGGCACCGGGACAAGTGCGACAGCGATCAAAGTGGTTTGcctggctgccaaagacCCCAGAGGCTTTGACCGGCCAAGACGCGGTTGTTCACTACCAGGATTTGCGACGAGTATACCACTCCAGATCGTGGACAATGAAGGACCTCGGCCTGGTTCTTCTGGACTGGCGACTGTGGCCGCTGACACTCATGTACtttggcgttgttggcgtcgGCATTGGCACGCAATTATACGGATCTGTCATCATCGCAGCGATCCAGCCCCAGGCAAGCGCAATAACAGTTAGTTTGCTGTTTGCGCCGATCTGGATT ATGGATCTCATTGCTATCCTTATTGTGACCCCCCTGTCAGACAGATTCCACAGCCTCCGagcattcttcttctccggcGCAGTCTGCATCCAAATCGCCGGtcttctcaccaccaccttcGCCCTAAGCAATGGCTGGGCTCGATACGGCGGCCTCCTCATGGTTGGCTTCGGCCTCGGCCCCACGGTACCGATCTGCATGGCATGGAGCTCAGAGATCTTCCAGCGTCGACACGGTGAAGTCGGCGTAGCCGCAGCCACGGCCTTGGTTTCAGGGCTAGGAAACCTAGGCAGCATCATGACCACCTACGCTCTCTACACGGGGTGGCCAGAAGACGCAAAGAAGGGCCTGCACCAGTTCCGCAAGAGCAACCTGACCATGATCGGAATCCTGTGCCTCAGCATCGCCAGCGCCCTCGTCATGACAGTCTTGCTACGAGTGTTTGGCAATCCGCCCAGCACAAAGCTGTACGACGACTCTTCCAGCGAGTTTGAAGACGGCGCCGCCAGACGAGAGACGCAGCAGCGCGGGTTCGGCAAGCTGGCGAAGTGGGCTCGTCGAAATTAG
- a CDS encoding fungal specific transcription factor domain-containing protein, with translation MATVFQAIKACDTCKRRKIKCDLTPPACTQCRKAKWTCPGFREQSGTNSQSDKWTIVTPKDVRRVATMAQVLNVTQGHGIRIHDPSPPLEDRAIAFFLHNYVFSVTPEVSSHAYLPPLLQRRSRSLLRTAASAAGLAALANSGNVPSWKLQSYKLYGEAIRQLHADIQHPQKVNTDDTLGAMLLMGTFEVRASLVWSLSASNYADVFQVIVSGSLNSVSSLSQHITAAAQWIHMRGPTQSSSDSVISCNHLQEPLPAAFETWSSWAQGNRPNYNTALNGIGDIEKKLIAARVEIKRKNISSPVVIKTMLRPIDNMFEDWKQSILPSWAIKSYKCLTSTMIEPAYMSQYDTYPDLYVATMWNAYRSSRIMIHNHIVTATLQHGSTDDMGKISDSINILRALTAAICQSVPYFLSCTRHCDAVKLPEHMNTAQLSSSGALLLLWPLFSCGMLWTTPKEQSHWIASILRRIGGHMGLQLAISMAAALEGS, from the exons ATGGCCACCGTtttccaagccatcaaagcGTGTGATACTTGCAAACGACGAAAAATTAAG TGCGAtttgacaccaccagcttgcaCGCAATGCCGAAAGGCCAAGTGGACTTGTCCAGGCTTCCGGGAACAGTCAGGCACAAATTCTCAGAGCGATAAATGGACCATTGTCACACCAAAGGACGTACGGAGGGTCGCCACGATGGCGCAGGTGCTCAACGTAACGCAGGGTCATGGCATACGCATCCACGATCCATCTCCGCCGTTGGAGGACCGGGCCATCGCCTTCTTTCTGCATAATTATGTGTTTAGCGTCACCCCAGAAGTGTCAAGCCACGCATATCTGCCGCCTCTACTTCAAAGGCGCAGTCGGAGCTTGCTTCGAACAGCGGCGTCTGCTGCAGGGCTTGCTGCTCTGGCTAATTCAGGAAACGTGCCGTCTTGGAAACTTCAGTCATATAAGTTGTATGGCGAGGCTATTCGACAGCTACACGCTGACATTCAGCACCCCCAGAAAGTGAACACAGACGATACCCTGGGTGCTATGTTGCTCATGGGTACATTTGAGGTCAGAGCTTCCCTTGTGTGGTCACTCTCTGCTAGCAATTACGCTGACGTGTTTCAGGTAATCGTCTCTGGCAGCTTAAACTCAGTGTCATCACTCAGTCAGCATATTACTGCTGCGGCTCAGTGGATCCATATGCGAGGACCAACACAGTCCAGCAGTGACTCT GTTATTTCTTGCAATCACTTACAAGAACCATTACCGGCTGCGTTCGAGACCTGGTCAAGCTGGGCCCAAGGCAATCGACCCAACTACAATACTGCGTTGAACGGCATTGGTGATATTGAGAAAAAGTTGATTGCGGCTCGTGTGGAGATAAAACGCAAGAATATATCTTCTCCAGTCGTGATTAAGACGATGCTGCGCCCTATAGATAACATGTTTGAGGATTGGAAACAGTCAATTCTACCCTCTTGGGCTATCAAGTCCTACAAATGCCTCACGTCAACCATGATCGAACCTGCTTACATGTCTCAGTACGATACGTACCCAGACCTCTACGTTGCAACCATGTGGAACGCATACCGCTCCAGTCGCATTATGATTCATAACCATATTGTAACTGCAACACTGCAACACGGATCTACAGACGATATGGGAAAAATAAGTgattccatcaacatccttAGGGCTTTGACAGCTGCAATTTGCCAGAGTGTACCTTACTTCTTATCCTGCACCCGACACTGTGACGCAGTCAAGCTGCCGGAACACATGAACACAGCGCAACTATCCTCTTCGGGCGCTCTTTTACTGCTCTGGCCGCTGTTTTCATGCGGGATGCTGTGGACGACACCTAAAGAGCAGAGTCATTGGATCGCTTCTATACTACGCCGCATTGGGGGACATATGGGTCTTCAACTGGCCATTTCGATGGCAGCTGCGCTGGAAGGTAGTTAG